One window from the genome of Oryctolagus cuniculus chromosome 1, mOryCun1.1, whole genome shotgun sequence encodes:
- the LOC100340199 gene encoding small ribosomal subunit protein uS2-like produces the protein MSGALDVLQMKEEDVLKFLAAGTHLGGTNLDFQMEQYIYKRKSDGIYIINLKRTWEKLLLAARAIVAIENPADVSVISSRNTGQRAVLKFAAATGATPIAGRFTPGTFTNQIQAAFREPRLLVVTDPQADHQPLMEASYVNLPTIALCNTDSPLCYVDIAIPCNNKGAHSVGLMWWMLAREVLRMRGTISREHPWEVMPDLYFYRDPEEIEKEEQAAAEKAVTKEEFQGEWTAPAPEFTATQPEVADWSEGVQVPSVPIQQFPTEDWSAQPATEDWSAAPTAQATEWVGTTTEWS, from the coding sequence ATGTCCGGAGCCCTTGATGTCCTGCAAATGAAGGAGGAGGACGTCCTCAAGTTCCTTGCAGCAGGAACCCACCTAGGTGGCACCAACCTTGACTTCCAGATGGAACAGTACATCTACAAAAGGAAGAGTGATGGCATCTACATCATCAATCTGAagaggacctgggagaagctgctgTTGGCGGCTcgtgctattgtggccattgaaaACCCTGCTGATGTCAGTGTGATATCCTCCAGGAACACtggccagagagctgtgctgAAGTTTGCTGCTGCCACTGGAGCTACTCCCATTGCTGGCCGATTCACACCTGGAACCTTCACTAACCAGATCCAGGCAGCCTTCCGGGAACCACGGCTTCTGGTGGTTACTGATCCTCAGGCTGACCACCAGCCTCTCATGGAGGCATCTTATGTGAACCTGCCTACCATTGCTCTGTGCAACACAGACTCACCTCTGTGCTACGTGGACATTGCCATCCCGTGCAACAACAAGGGAGCCCATTCAGTGGGTCTGATGTGGTGGATGCTGGCTCGGGAGGTTCTGCGCATGCGTGGTACCATCTCCCGTGAACACCCCTGGGAGGTCATGCCTGATCTCTACTTCTACAGAGATCctgaagagattgaaaaagaagagcaggcCGCCGCTGAAAAAGCTGTGACCAAGGAGGAGTTTCAGGGTGAATGGACGGCCCCAGCGCCCGAGTTCACTGCTACTCAGCCTGAGGTTGCTGACTGGTCCGAAGGCGTGCAGGTGCCCTCTGTGCCTATTCAGCAGTTCCCCACTGAGGACTGGAGTGCTCAGCCTGCCACTGAAGACTGGTCTGCAGCGCCCACTGCTCAGGCCACCGAGTGGGTGGGAACAACCACTGAGTGGTCTTAG